CACGATGAAAAGCCAACCAACAGTTTTCTCTATTCACTTGTGATGGATACATATTCCATGGGATTCACCACCTCTGGTTACATGGATATGCCAATTAACCATAAGATCTTTTTAGCACAGTTTGATACCATCAAACAGCTGGCGGATGAAGAATCCTGTGTAATCGTAGGAAGATGTGCCGATTATGCTCTGGCGGATTATCCGAACCTTGTTTCCGTATTCATTTCTGCCGATGAAGAAGACAAGATAAAATCCTTAAAAGAGCTTTATCACATTGATGATACAAAGGCAAAGGACATCATGGTCAAAACGGATAAAAAGCGTTCCAGCTACTATAACTACTATTCCAATAAAAAATGGGGAGATGTAAGAAGCTACGATTTATGCATTAATCGAAGCTCCATAGGTGTGGACGGAACCGTTAAGCTGATCCGCAATTTTGTTGAAACAAAGATGGAATGGAATAAAGCGAACCGCTAAAAGATAAATTTCCTTTGGGAACCGATATTGTTTTTATTGAATCGTATAAAGACGGACATTTCTGTAATACAACAGAGATATCCGTCTTTTTGTTTGGAAATTTGTACTTTCTGTGCAAAAAATAAAAATATATACCATAATATTGTTGACATTGCACATGTCATATGGTATTATTCTAATATACAAAATAATGTAAATTGGTAAAAGCGAGTGATCTCATGAAAAATAAATGTTTAGAAGCAGGAAACCTATATCAAAAAACAGGCCTGGTAAAAAATATGCTGGCGCTGGATTTAATGTCCAGGAATACCGGGGACCGGATTCTGCCTATCTCAGAGTACCAGGATAAGTTCGGGGTATCCAGGGGGACCATTCAGAACGCATTTACCTGTTTAAAAGAGTGCAACGCTGTGACACTGGAAAATCATGGACACCAGGGAACTTATATCAAAGAGATTGATTATAAGAAGCTGCAGGAAAACTGCATGCGCAAAGAAATCCTTGGAATCATGCCCCTTCCCTATTCTGTGACTTATGAGGGTCTTGCAACAGCCATGTATACCCAGTTCGCGCCACTTAACTTTAATATGGCTTACGCCAGAGGTGCGGTAGGACGTATTGAACTGGTGGAATCAGGAACCTATCAATTTGCGGTCTGCTCCCAGTATGCGGCGGAGCAATCCATAAGAGAAGGAAAACAGATTGAGGCAGCAATTAATTTTGGGCCGGGCAGCTTCCTTTCCAGGCACGTGCTTCTTCTGGCGGATTCCGGATATGACAGCATTCAGGATGGCATGAGAGTCGCATATGACAGCAGCTCCATTGACCAGAGCTGCATTACCAGAAATATTATCCACGGCAAAAAGGTTACCCTGGTTCCAATCCGGACCCAGCAGACCGTTAACGCCTTGATGGATGGTATCATAGATGCCGGCGTATGGAACTATGACGATATCCAGGAACATAAGCATGAACAATTAAACGTAGCATTTTTAGACGAATCAGATTATAACAATCTGTTTTCAACGGCTGTTATGGTGATCAGAAAAGAGGATGAGTATCTGAAAGCACTGCTGGAAAAGTATGTGAGCGTATCCAAAGTCGTTGAGATCATCCGGGAGGTAAGGGAGAAAAAAAGAGAGCCTTATTTTTAAAAGGCCATCTTTTTGAGGCAAAGTACAAAATAATGTATATTGTCAAAAGTGAAAAGCACTTTCAACAATCACATGGACGGGTTTAATAAACAGCCCCTTTATTATCACCAACAAGCCAAGTGACAATAAGCCATATTGAGACAGGGAGGAAATCCAATGGAATTAAAAGGTATTTTAAACCAGCGTCTGGACATTCTGGAAGAGAATCATGTGATCTGCAAAAAAGTTGCAGATTATTCCAGAAAAGCAGTGGAACGGATCCTGGAAGAAAATCCTGATGCACAGGAGGATAAGGCAGCAATGTTCATCACCCATCTGGCCATGGCTGGACAGAGGGTCTTAGACGGGGTCGTGGAGCACCCTCTGGATAACACGCTCCTTGATGGAGTTAAACAAGAACCTGTTTACCAGAGAGCAGAAGTGTTAAAAGAGGAGCTGTTAAAGGAAACGGATATCCAGTTCCCGGAAGCAGAGCGGGATTTTCTGACCGTTCATCTATGCAATCTGCTTTCATAATAAGGTATCAGGGCCAATGGCCTTTATAAGAAATGATACAAATAAAGAGGAGGATAGAAGCAATGAAGATTGTGGTCGGTGGTCAGATTGACAAGGAAGAAATTGCCAGACTGGTGGCGGAACAGATGAATGGCCGGGCAGAAATCGAGATCAAGGGGGATCTGGATGCTGCATTGGGTGTAAAAAACGGAAAGTATGATTATTATGTGGGTGCCTGCAATACTGGCGGCGGCGGAGCGCTGGCTATGGCTATGGCCATGTTAGGTTCCGGGCTCTGCTCTACGATTTCCATGCCAGGAAATGTAAAGAGCGGGGATTTTATCAGGGAAGAGGTTCAAAAGGGGAAAAAAGCATTCGGATTTACAGCACAGCACAAAGAAGAAGTC
The nucleotide sequence above comes from Lacrimispora sp. BS-2. Encoded proteins:
- a CDS encoding PRD domain-containing protein gives rise to the protein MELKGILNQRLDILEENHVICKKVADYSRKAVERILEENPDAQEDKAAMFITHLAMAGQRVLDGVVEHPLDNTLLDGVKQEPVYQRAEVLKEELLKETDIQFPEAERDFLTVHLCNLLS
- a CDS encoding cytidylate kinase-like family protein, which produces MSGNLVIAIGRQCGSSGKIIGQKLAEELGIKCYDKELLALAAKNSGLCEELFHTHDEKPTNSFLYSLVMDTYSMGFTTSGYMDMPINHKIFLAQFDTIKQLADEESCVIVGRCADYALADYPNLVSVFISADEEDKIKSLKELYHIDDTKAKDIMVKTDKKRSSYYNYYSNKKWGDVRSYDLCINRSSIGVDGTVKLIRNFVETKMEWNKANR
- a CDS encoding DUF2620 domain-containing protein, whose translation is MKIVVGGQIDKEEIARLVAEQMNGRAEIEIKGDLDAALGVKNGKYDYYVGACNTGGGGALAMAMAMLGSGLCSTISMPGNVKSGDFIREEVQKGKKAFGFTAQHKEEVLPVLLQAIMEKEEV
- the yhfZ gene encoding GntR family transcriptional regulator YhfZ, whose protein sequence is MKNKCLEAGNLYQKTGLVKNMLALDLMSRNTGDRILPISEYQDKFGVSRGTIQNAFTCLKECNAVTLENHGHQGTYIKEIDYKKLQENCMRKEILGIMPLPYSVTYEGLATAMYTQFAPLNFNMAYARGAVGRIELVESGTYQFAVCSQYAAEQSIREGKQIEAAINFGPGSFLSRHVLLLADSGYDSIQDGMRVAYDSSSIDQSCITRNIIHGKKVTLVPIRTQQTVNALMDGIIDAGVWNYDDIQEHKHEQLNVAFLDESDYNNLFSTAVMVIRKEDEYLKALLEKYVSVSKVVEIIREVREKKREPYF